A region of Nostoc sp. 'Peltigera membranacea cyanobiont' N6 DNA encodes the following proteins:
- a CDS encoding FAD-binding domain-containing protein → MSKDMQREFTNRDELVAYLREQFPGAAERDRYISETLGGRKAAQKMLQQINPVSYAQTRNFFTGAVTRLSPYIRYGVLSLREIRDYVLERVQHQNDATKLINELGWRDYWQRLYVKLGDGIWKDQEEYKTGYTVAEYASELPQDIKQGTTGRVCIDSFSRDLKETGYLHNHARMWLAAYIVHWRRIHWQAGAKWFLEHLLDGDPASNNMSWQWVASTFSHKPYFFNRENLERYTKSIYCQKCPLYGHCDFEDSYEELEQRLFPKGEFSKQANSQSWQRGKRGKK, encoded by the coding sequence ATGTCTAAAGATATGCAACGCGAATTTACCAACCGCGATGAGTTGGTAGCTTACCTCCGCGAACAATTCCCAGGTGCAGCAGAACGCGATCGCTACATCAGCGAAACTCTAGGGGGACGCAAGGCCGCACAAAAAATGCTGCAACAAATCAACCCAGTAAGCTACGCGCAAACACGTAATTTTTTCACGGGTGCAGTCACGCGACTTTCGCCTTACATCCGCTATGGCGTTTTGAGTTTGCGAGAAATTCGAGATTATGTCCTTGAACGGGTACAGCACCAAAACGATGCGACGAAACTAATTAACGAGTTAGGTTGGCGCGACTACTGGCAACGGTTGTATGTAAAATTAGGGGATGGAATCTGGAAAGACCAGGAAGAGTATAAAACTGGTTACACTGTGGCTGAATATGCATCGGAATTGCCGCAAGATATCAAACAAGGAACCACAGGCAGAGTCTGCATTGACAGTTTTAGCCGTGATTTAAAAGAAACTGGCTATTTACATAACCACGCCCGGATGTGGCTAGCCGCTTATATTGTCCATTGGCGGCGGATTCATTGGCAAGCAGGAGCGAAGTGGTTTCTCGAACACCTTTTAGATGGAGATCCTGCTAGCAATAATATGTCATGGCAGTGGGTTGCTAGCACCTTTAGTCATAAACCGTATTTTTTCAACCGTGAAAATTTGGAACGCTACACCAAAAGTATTTATTGCCAGAAATGTCCCCTTTACGGCCATTGTGATTTTGAAGACAGCTATGAAGAATTAGAACAGCGACTTTTTCCTAAAGGGGAATTTAGCAAACAAGCCAATAGCCAAAGTTGGCAGCGTGGAAAGAGAGGTAAAAAATGA
- the dps gene encoding DNA starvation/stationary phase protection protein Dps: MSDNSITSRLYPTRIDIPAEARVQIVVLLNQTLAATSDLKTQAKQAHWNVKGTDFYQLHLLFDELAGELEAYIDLVAERITALGGYAFGTARAAASNSILPEYPLDVLDGKDHVTALADRYALYAKHLRDAIAKTDELDDLDTADLYTEISRTIDKRLWFLEAHLQVAEIKAENGNGKAGTTTTKTQKIPAGVK; the protein is encoded by the coding sequence ATGAGCGACAACAGCATTACATCACGTTTGTACCCCACCCGCATTGACATTCCTGCCGAAGCGCGAGTGCAAATTGTAGTACTTCTCAACCAAACCTTAGCAGCTACTTCGGATCTAAAAACCCAAGCCAAGCAAGCGCACTGGAATGTTAAAGGAACTGACTTCTACCAACTACACTTATTATTTGATGAACTAGCTGGGGAATTGGAAGCCTACATCGATTTGGTAGCTGAACGCATTACAGCTTTAGGCGGTTACGCTTTTGGAACAGCCCGCGCCGCAGCTAGTAATTCAATTTTGCCAGAATATCCCTTAGATGTTTTGGATGGTAAAGACCATGTAACAGCCTTAGCAGATCGTTATGCCCTCTATGCTAAACATCTTAGAGACGCGATCGCTAAAACTGATGAATTAGACGATCTCGATACCGCCGATCTTTACACCGAAATCTCCCGCACCATTGACAAACGCCTCTGGTTCTTAGAAGCTCATCTGCAAGTAGCAGAAATTAAGGCAGAGAATGGCAATGGCAAAGCAGGTACTACTACTACTAAAACTCAAAAGATCCCTGCTGGTGTAAAATAA
- a CDS encoding pirin family protein produces the protein MSQNTITHLIHDRNARGHAKMGWLDSYHTFSFGSFYDPNRMGFRSLRVINDDRVAPGAGFPTHSHRDMEILTYVLEGAVEHKDSLGTGSVIRPGDAQIMSAGTGISHSEFNPSPDEPLHLLQIWILPDREGITPRYEQKSFPLEEKRGKLRLIAAKDGRDGAVTIHQDVDLYTSVLEDGDVVNYQVKSDRYAWLQVAQGIVNLNGEELRAGDGVQINGEEQLEISTNIGGEILLFDLG, from the coding sequence ATGTCTCAAAATACAATTACCCACTTAATTCACGATCGCAATGCCCGTGGTCACGCTAAAATGGGCTGGCTCGATAGTTATCACACATTTTCCTTCGGTAGTTTTTACGATCCCAACCGCATGGGATTTCGCTCTCTGCGAGTGATAAACGACGATCGCGTCGCCCCTGGTGCTGGATTCCCTACCCACAGCCATCGTGATATGGAAATCCTCACTTATGTCTTAGAAGGTGCTGTAGAGCATAAAGACAGCTTGGGTACTGGATCGGTAATTCGTCCCGGTGATGCACAGATTATGAGCGCTGGTACTGGAATCAGTCACAGTGAATTTAATCCTTCGCCAGATGAGCCACTACACTTGCTACAAATCTGGATTCTTCCCGATCGAGAAGGAATAACGCCAAGATACGAACAAAAATCTTTTCCTCTCGAAGAAAAGCGCGGCAAACTCCGCTTAATTGCTGCTAAAGATGGGCGCGATGGTGCTGTGACAATTCACCAAGATGTTGATTTATACACATCTGTTTTAGAGGATGGTGATGTTGTTAATTATCAAGTCAAAAGCGATCGCTATGCTTGGTTACAAGTAGCCCAAGGTATAGTCAACCTAAATGGTGAAGAACTCAGAGCCGGCGATGGTGTGCAAATCAACGGCGAAGAACAGCTAGAAATTAGCACCAACATCGGCGGCGAAATCTTGCTTTTCGATTTAGGCTAA
- a CDS encoding CHAT domain-containing protein: MQTLHLDLKPVAENYVELRYFVDNPNQYEKRSLLLTDIADLIKLAERDYYVSFFPEDYTVTGRQLYNWLDGSDRWLQSLLDKYRREGIVLAIATTEKLAHLPWEVLHDGNGFLVQRVPAIVPVRWVSDSTVKKLTIDGEAENRALQILFMATSPLNVEPVLDFEGEEARILEATKRQPLALTVEESGCLSELGYLVDGYDRDYFDVLHLTGHATLQDGQPRFITETATGEAFYASAGDIAQELQFRLPKLIFLSGCRTGQAGNLGSVPSMAEELLKSGAKAVLGWGQKVLDSDATAAAAALYEELSAGKQITEAVACTYQTLIKNKARDWHLLRLYAAGNLPSSLVTPLRTRGRKPAPPLSVSTQFLDPAGKVKVPTRESFVGRRRQLQNCLRVLSQSTDEVGVLIHGMGGLGKSSLAARLCDRLPNFERVVWVGRIDEANLVSRLAEKLDDNEQRKSLQNYDEELKFRLRRVFQESHEEAKPFLLVLDDFEVNLEPRYQSYVLQSEAAEVMKALVWAIRENSTSHRIIITCRYDFEFTQLQNFQKQPLDALQGADLQKKFSRLTAFSAKSQVDEALKSQAQKLADGNPRLLEWLDKILQNTTLDVAAILNRLAADPVELREQVLAEALLAQMDTTMREMLSRGLVFELPVPREALAAVCDTIPNLEDYINRAVALGLLEVSHDQALRVPRILPLALALIKETNLLYKNAANELYRLWWQKVEVLTEEQKIEIYRLALLGKEENITVEIGRLLAQFWNSKYKYKKTVVVCKDILKLVKNHQIMYYLAKAEEGLGHTSEAIDCYTKALQLCPLEDEKTRLEIFQAGINFYARKGPLEQDILNEYIRVYFGILQIQQENSNIRPALAEVFSLTMTFELRAGIAIRENQIELAEFLYKCCLDFYDKVCEIPTKIQMGEYSSVNGLCGSKARILCHLGTINLNQGKTNECRELYLQAAQLFDYAGDDHNRAVTLAAIGTGWLRQGDTVMALNYLHEASAIMQLLVIPELEVVNKLIAEAQSEQEKNS, from the coding sequence GTGCAAACCCTCCACCTCGACCTTAAGCCAGTTGCTGAGAATTACGTAGAGTTACGTTACTTTGTTGATAATCCTAACCAGTATGAAAAGCGATCGCTCCTTTTAACAGACATCGCCGATTTGATTAAGTTGGCGGAACGAGATTATTACGTTTCGTTTTTCCCAGAGGATTATACGGTAACTGGACGGCAGTTGTATAACTGGTTGGATGGGAGCGATCGCTGGCTACAATCCTTGCTAGATAAGTATCGGCGTGAGGGGATTGTGTTAGCGATCGCCACAACAGAAAAACTCGCCCATCTGCCTTGGGAAGTGCTGCATGATGGCAATGGTTTTTTAGTGCAGCGTGTCCCGGCTATTGTTCCGGTGCGGTGGGTGTCGGATAGCACGGTAAAAAAATTGACCATTGACGGGGAAGCAGAAAATCGGGCGCTGCAAATTTTGTTTATGGCGACTTCGCCGTTGAATGTCGAGCCTGTGCTGGATTTTGAGGGAGAGGAAGCACGGATTTTGGAGGCGACAAAACGGCAACCTTTAGCTTTGACTGTGGAAGAAAGCGGCTGTTTGTCGGAGTTGGGTTATTTAGTCGATGGTTACGACAGGGATTATTTTGATGTTTTACACCTGACGGGTCATGCTACTTTACAAGATGGGCAACCCCGCTTTATTACAGAAACGGCAACAGGTGAAGCTTTCTATGCCAGTGCTGGGGATATTGCCCAAGAATTACAATTTCGATTGCCTAAACTCATTTTCCTCTCTGGTTGTCGCACTGGGCAAGCTGGCAATTTGGGTTCTGTGCCGTCAATGGCTGAAGAATTGCTGAAATCTGGTGCAAAAGCGGTTTTGGGTTGGGGTCAAAAGGTTTTAGATTCTGATGCTACAGCCGCAGCTGCCGCATTATACGAAGAATTATCAGCCGGAAAGCAAATCACCGAAGCTGTTGCTTGTACATATCAAACATTAATTAAGAACAAAGCGCGGGATTGGCATTTATTGCGGCTGTATGCAGCAGGCAATTTACCAAGTTCATTAGTTACACCTTTGCGGACTCGTGGACGTAAACCAGCACCACCGCTTTCTGTTTCTACCCAGTTTTTAGATCCTGCGGGTAAGGTGAAAGTCCCGACGCGAGAGAGTTTTGTTGGTCGTCGTCGTCAATTGCAAAATTGTTTGCGGGTGCTGAGTCAATCAACCGATGAAGTTGGGGTGTTGATTCATGGGATGGGCGGTTTGGGTAAAAGTAGTTTAGCTGCTAGGCTTTGTGACAGACTGCCGAATTTTGAGCGTGTTGTCTGGGTGGGGCGAATCGATGAAGCTAATTTGGTGAGTCGCTTGGCAGAAAAGTTGGATGACAACGAACAACGCAAAAGCTTACAAAATTATGATGAAGAATTGAAGTTTCGGCTGCGGCGAGTTTTCCAGGAGTCGCATGAAGAAGCGAAGCCGTTTTTGTTGGTGCTGGATGACTTTGAAGTGAATTTAGAACCTCGCTATCAGAGTTATGTCTTGCAATCAGAAGCAGCAGAGGTAATGAAAGCTTTAGTTTGGGCAATTAGAGAAAATTCCACTTCCCACCGCATCATTATTACCTGTCGTTACGATTTTGAATTTACTCAGTTGCAGAATTTCCAAAAGCAGCCGTTGGATGCACTGCAAGGCGCAGATTTGCAAAAAAAGTTTAGTCGCCTCACAGCCTTTAGTGCTAAATCTCAGGTGGATGAGGCGTTAAAATCACAAGCGCAGAAGTTAGCAGATGGTAATCCCCGCTTGCTGGAATGGTTGGATAAGATTCTGCAAAATACAACTCTTGATGTGGCGGCAATTTTGAATCGGTTAGCAGCAGATCCGGTGGAGTTGCGAGAGCAAGTTTTGGCAGAGGCGTTGCTGGCACAGATGGATACAACCATGCGGGAGATGTTGTCACGGGGTTTGGTGTTTGAGTTGCCAGTACCGAGGGAAGCTTTAGCCGCAGTTTGTGACACTATCCCTAATTTGGAAGATTATATTAATCGGGCGGTGGCGTTGGGGCTGTTGGAAGTGAGTCACGATCAAGCGTTACGAGTACCACGCATTTTGCCCTTAGCACTTGCATTAATAAAAGAAACTAATTTGTTATATAAAAATGCTGCAAATGAGTTGTACAGACTTTGGTGGCAAAAAGTAGAAGTGTTAACAGAAGAACAGAAAATAGAAATCTATCGTTTAGCACTTTTAGGAAAAGAAGAAAATATTACTGTAGAAATTGGAAGATTGTTAGCCCAATTTTGGAACAGTAAATATAAGTATAAAAAGACTGTTGTAGTATGTAAGGATATATTGAAATTAGTTAAAAATCATCAAATTATGTATTATTTAGCTAAAGCTGAAGAAGGCTTAGGACATACTAGTGAAGCTATAGACTGTTATACAAAAGCTTTACAACTATGCCCTCTAGAAGACGAAAAAACACGCTTAGAAATATTTCAAGCTGGTATCAATTTTTATGCTAGAAAAGGGCCATTAGAGCAAGATATATTAAATGAATATATCCGAGTCTACTTTGGTATTCTTCAAATTCAACAGGAGAATTCTAATATAAGACCTGCATTAGCAGAAGTTTTTTCTCTAACAATGACATTTGAGCTTCGAGCAGGTATTGCTATACGAGAAAACCAGATAGAACTTGCGGAATTTCTCTATAAATGCTGCCTTGATTTCTACGATAAAGTTTGTGAAATTCCGACTAAAATTCAAATGGGTGAATACAGTAGCGTAAATGGTTTGTGTGGTTCAAAAGCTAGGATATTATGCCATTTAGGTACTATTAACCTAAATCAGGGAAAAACCAATGAGTGTAGAGAGTTATATTTACAGGCAGCACAACTATTTGACTATGCCGGGGATGATCATAACAGAGCAGTAACTTTAGCAGCAATAGGAACAGGTTGGCTGCGGCAAGGGGACACTGTTATGGCCTTGAACTATTTACATGAGGCTTCAGCTATCATGCAACTGCTTGTTATCCCAGAGTTAGAGGTTGTTAACAAGTTAATTGCTGAAGCACAAAGTGAGCAAGAAAAAAATAGTTAG
- a CDS encoding efflux RND transporter permease subunit, whose protein sequence is MQQVNKSGGFSISAISIRQHIGTLMLTLAVIVMGVFFVVKLPVDLLPSITYPRIGVRIQAPGISPEVAVDEVTRPLEEAFSATEGVIQIFSQTREGQINLDLYFQPGGNIDQALNDATAAFNRARSTLPETIEEPRLFKVDPSQLPVYELALTSPSLEGVDLRVFAEEELARELSVVSGVAGVDISGGVLEEVRVNIDLNRLQALGVGLTDVLDELRDRNIDISGGRILGQNAEPLTRTVGRFQNPNEISNLSFEVSSPTSSSTPSTSSTPTSTSNTPNRRVYLRDFAEVIDGSEQQRVYVLLNGQEAVKVSIQKQPDANTINVVEGVKTRLEELRKSGLIPEGTVLTPTLDESRFIRNSISNVTSSGLIGTALAAIAVLLFLGSLRQTFIIVLAIPLATLAAIIFMGLFGLSINVFSLGGLALGVGIVVDNSIVMLENIAEGAGMTPGKDNKSRLSSQQLISQAEKSSQEVESALIASTSTNLVAVLPFLLIGGFIALLFNELILTITFSVAASILIAVTVVPMLASRLLSWKFSSGLSRFWLLRQFNNRFDAATRGYSSFLSGILRWRLVTVAIAIIIFGGASLWMAPQIPQEILPRINTGQANLNAQFPPGTPLETNQKVMVAVDEIIRKQPETEYVFSTIGGSLFGNTTNANALRASSNITLKTGTNVQAYVERVTKELNKLNLAGIRLRLTPGQVRGLILSNSPVRGADVDVIIQGNDVNNLEEAGRQVLKALEEQATLARFRPDADDRQPEIQILPDWERVSALGLTATQIGQTIQTAIEGSIPTQLQRGNRLVDVRVKLNEASVQAPSQLERLPLFVDNNRQVRLSDVAKITEAQAPGEVQRINQRQVLLIAGNLTEGASLSTALEQVSTVIDSIDLPEGITILPSAAAESNQQLQSSLQLLGGLAAFLVFVVMAVQYNSLIDPLVIMFTIPLALAGGIFGLYITKTAIGATVIVGAVLLVGIVVNNAIIMVELANQILEREKVDRKTAILKAAPQRLRPVLMTTITTVLGMFPLALGIGEGSEFLQPLGVVVFSGLSLATVLTLFIIPCFYTLLHDLMGGNWAKPVLSRLHGFTKKLIS, encoded by the coding sequence ATGCAGCAAGTTAACAAAAGTGGCGGATTTAGTATCAGCGCCATATCCATCCGCCAACACATCGGGACACTAATGCTGACGCTAGCAGTAATAGTGATGGGTGTCTTTTTTGTCGTCAAGTTACCAGTTGATTTACTACCATCAATTACTTATCCTCGGATTGGCGTGCGAATACAAGCGCCTGGAATCTCCCCAGAGGTGGCAGTTGATGAAGTTACAAGACCTCTGGAAGAAGCCTTTAGTGCTACCGAGGGCGTGATTCAAATTTTTTCTCAAACTCGTGAGGGACAGATAAATTTGGATCTCTACTTTCAACCAGGTGGCAATATTGACCAAGCTTTAAATGATGCTACGGCTGCTTTTAACAGAGCTAGAAGCACATTACCAGAAACCATCGAAGAACCACGTTTATTTAAAGTCGATCCTTCCCAGTTACCCGTTTATGAATTGGCATTAACTTCACCCTCCCTAGAAGGTGTGGATTTGCGCGTTTTTGCCGAAGAAGAACTAGCCCGCGAACTAAGTGTTGTATCTGGAGTTGCAGGGGTAGACATATCGGGAGGAGTTCTAGAAGAAGTTAGGGTCAATATTGATTTGAATCGGTTGCAAGCTTTGGGTGTAGGCTTGACCGATGTCCTAGATGAACTTAGAGATCGCAACATAGATATTTCTGGCGGTCGGATTTTAGGGCAGAATGCTGAACCATTAACCCGTACCGTAGGGCGGTTCCAAAATCCCAATGAAATCAGCAATCTTTCTTTTGAAGTCTCTTCCCCGACTTCTTCATCTACGCCATCTACATCATCTACCCCTACATCTACTTCTAATACTCCCAACCGCCGCGTTTATTTGCGCGACTTCGCCGAAGTCATTGATGGCTCAGAACAACAACGAGTGTACGTCTTACTCAACGGGCAAGAAGCTGTAAAAGTTAGTATTCAAAAGCAGCCAGATGCCAACACTATCAACGTTGTTGAGGGTGTAAAAACACGTTTGGAAGAACTGCGAAAATCCGGTCTAATTCCTGAAGGGACAGTTCTTACACCTACCTTGGATGAGTCGCGGTTTATTCGCAACTCTATCTCGAATGTTACCAGTTCTGGGTTGATCGGTACTGCACTAGCTGCGATCGCAGTTCTGTTATTTCTCGGTTCTCTACGGCAAACTTTCATCATCGTCCTCGCCATCCCCTTAGCAACCCTAGCTGCCATCATCTTTATGGGGTTATTTGGCTTATCTATCAACGTTTTTAGTTTGGGTGGTTTGGCGCTGGGTGTGGGTATTGTGGTAGATAACTCCATCGTCATGTTGGAGAACATCGCCGAGGGTGCTGGGATGACTCCCGGTAAGGATAATAAAAGCCGCTTGAGTTCGCAACAACTAATTTCTCAAGCAGAAAAAAGTAGCCAAGAAGTAGAATCAGCTTTGATTGCTTCTACTAGTACGAACTTGGTTGCGGTGTTGCCATTTTTGCTCATTGGTGGTTTTATCGCACTACTATTCAATGAGTTAATTCTCACCATTACCTTTTCTGTAGCGGCTTCAATTTTAATTGCTGTTACCGTTGTACCAATGCTTGCATCCCGCTTATTGTCATGGAAGTTTTCTAGCGGTTTGAGCAGATTTTGGTTATTGCGGCAGTTTAATAACCGTTTTGATGCTGCTACTAGAGGTTATAGCAGTTTTTTAAGTGGAATATTACGCTGGCGGTTAGTTACAGTAGCGATCGCTATTATCATTTTCGGTGGCGCTAGTTTGTGGATGGCTCCCCAAATTCCCCAAGAAATTCTCCCCCGCATCAACACCGGACAAGCTAACTTAAATGCTCAGTTTCCTCCCGGTACACCTTTAGAAACCAACCAAAAAGTTATGGTTGCGGTGGATGAGATTATCCGCAAGCAGCCAGAAACAGAATATGTTTTTTCTACAATTGGTGGCTCTCTCTTTGGCAACACTACCAATGCTAATGCCCTAAGAGCTTCCAGCAATATTACCCTGAAAACGGGTACTAATGTGCAAGCTTATGTAGAACGAGTTACCAAAGAGTTAAACAAGCTAAATTTAGCAGGAATTCGCCTGCGTCTTACCCCCGGTCAAGTGCGGGGTTTGATTCTCAGCAACTCTCCCGTCCGTGGTGCTGATGTTGACGTGATAATTCAGGGAAATGACGTAAATAATTTAGAAGAAGCTGGTCGTCAAGTACTAAAAGCTTTAGAAGAACAAGCCACCTTAGCGAGATTTCGTCCCGATGCAGACGATCGCCAACCAGAAATTCAGATTCTTCCTGACTGGGAGCGGGTTTCAGCTTTGGGGCTAACTGCTACACAGATAGGGCAAACAATTCAAACTGCGATCGAAGGTAGTATCCCAACTCAACTGCAACGCGGCAACCGTTTAGTCGATGTCCGAGTAAAGTTGAATGAAGCATCAGTACAAGCACCTTCTCAATTAGAAAGGTTGCCTTTATTTGTAGACAACAATCGCCAAGTCCGCTTGAGCGATGTTGCTAAAATTACCGAAGCTCAAGCACCTGGAGAAGTTCAGCGAATTAACCAACGTCAGGTTCTATTAATTGCTGGTAACTTGACTGAGGGAGCTAGCCTTAGTACTGCCTTAGAACAGGTGAGTACAGTAATAGATAGTATAGATTTACCTGAAGGGATTACCATCTTACCCAGTGCAGCTGCTGAATCTAATCAGCAACTACAAAGTTCACTGCAACTTTTAGGTGGATTAGCCGCCTTTCTAGTGTTTGTGGTGATGGCGGTGCAATACAATTCCCTCATTGACCCGCTAGTAATTATGTTTACCATCCCCTTAGCATTAGCTGGGGGTATTTTTGGGCTTTACATTACCAAAACTGCTATTGGCGCGACAGTGATTGTTGGTGCAGTTTTGCTGGTGGGTATTGTAGTCAATAACGCCATCATCATGGTGGAATTGGCCAATCAAATTCTGGAACGGGAAAAAGTTGACCGGAAAACTGCTATTTTGAAAGCTGCACCTCAACGCCTACGACCAGTGTTAATGACAACGATTACCACTGTTTTAGGTATGTTCCCCCTAGCGTTAGGAATTGGGGAAGGTTCAGAATTTCTGCAACCATTAGGCGTGGTAGTCTTTTCGGGTTTGTCTTTGGCAACCGTGCTGACCCTATTTATCATCCCCTGTTTTTATACTCTGTTGCACGATTTGATGGGTGGAAATTGGGCGAAGCCAGTGTTAAGCCGATTGCATGGATTTACCAAAAAACTTATAAGCTAA
- a CDS encoding glycosyltransferase family 4 protein, translating to MRIIHILNHVQEIGNGIVNVAVDLACLQAKSGYEVAVISAGGEYEKLLNVCGVKHYQLDQTRKPISIIKAAVRYRAIAAEFQPDIVHAHMMTGVILARIFKGNKYTLVSTVHNEFQRSSVLMGLADRVIAVSKAVRDSMAKRGIPENKLRVVCNGTLGSPRTRQIQDYQPLGLQRPAIATVAGMYQRKGIAELIAAFEQIAPDFPQAHLYLVGNGPDKQLFEAQAQATSVKERIHFEGFQSEPQRYLISCDIFVLASHRDPCPLVLSEAREAGIAIVGTQVDGIPEALDNGQAGLLVPAKNSKALAGVLVQLLSNADMLHEWKNRANQNLQWLSVARVHQETLAVYRN from the coding sequence ATGCGAATCATACATATTTTAAACCACGTTCAAGAGATAGGTAACGGTATTGTAAATGTGGCTGTGGACTTGGCTTGTTTGCAGGCAAAATCTGGTTATGAGGTAGCAGTTATTTCTGCTGGTGGTGAATATGAAAAATTACTAAATGTATGTGGTGTCAAACACTACCAACTAGACCAAACGAGGAAACCGATAAGTATTATCAAAGCGGCTGTGCGTTACCGAGCGATCGCAGCTGAATTTCAGCCGGATATCGTTCATGCTCACATGATGACGGGGGTAATTTTAGCACGCATTTTTAAAGGCAATAAATATACTTTAGTTTCCACAGTCCATAACGAATTTCAGCGTTCTAGTGTGCTGATGGGTTTAGCTGATAGAGTAATTGCCGTTAGCAAAGCGGTGCGAGATTCTATGGCAAAGCGGGGTATTCCAGAAAACAAGTTGCGGGTAGTATGCAATGGAACTTTGGGCAGTCCCCGTACCCGGCAAATACAAGATTATCAACCTTTAGGGTTACAACGTCCAGCGATCGCAACTGTAGCCGGTATGTATCAACGCAAAGGTATCGCTGAGTTAATCGCTGCCTTTGAACAAATTGCCCCTGATTTTCCCCAAGCGCACCTTTATTTGGTAGGAAATGGCCCGGATAAACAGCTATTTGAGGCACAAGCACAAGCAACTTCTGTAAAAGAACGGATTCATTTTGAAGGCTTCCAGTCGGAACCTCAACGCTACTTGATATCTTGTGACATATTTGTGCTAGCTTCTCACCGCGATCCTTGCCCTTTGGTACTTTCAGAAGCTAGAGAAGCTGGAATTGCGATCGTTGGTACTCAAGTAGATGGAATTCCTGAAGCTTTGGACAATGGGCAAGCAGGTCTTTTAGTGCCAGCAAAAAATAGTAAGGCTTTGGCTGGGGTTTTAGTGCAATTACTGAGTAATGCCGATATGCTGCATGAGTGGAAAAATCGGGCAAATCAAAACCTTCAGTGGTTGAGTGTTGCCCGCGTTCATCAAGAAACATTGGCAGTGTATCGTAATTAA